A single genomic interval of Oreochromis aureus strain Israel breed Guangdong linkage group 12, ZZ_aureus, whole genome shotgun sequence harbors:
- the prodhb gene encoding proline dehydrogenase 1, mitochondrial: MFYVKTVPALKRASADIHFKRLVLNRAVRCTVTSSSPAQTEHDGVRSRGGSECPGLSGRGGRRREGAAAANEISVDFEQTREAYKSKDSLELLRSLVVFKLCSYDFLVDKNKEIMDLAKKILGQKSFDQFMKMTFYGQFVAGEDHNDIKPLIQKNHSFGVGSVLDYSVEEDISQEEAERKEMDSCVSAAEKENIGKDHRERKYQVHKQFSDRRGGVTGARTYFYADEAKCDQHMETFIKCIKASGGSSMDGFSAIKMTALGRPQFLLQFSEVLVKWRRFFTFLASQQGKDGLEALEQRLELTQLQEFMTKLGANGDFYGWFTGRKEDSTGCIDMLDWNSLIDDRTKISDLLVVPNVELGKLEPLLGKFTVEEEQQMKWMLQRVDVLAKHALESGVRLMVDAEQTYFQPAISRLTLEMQRTYNREKPVIFNTYQCYLKEAYDNVTMDVELSRREGWHFAAKLVRGAYMYQERERAKEIGYEDPINPDYESTNRMYHRCLDYVLDEIALNRKANVMVASHNEDTVKHTLTRMNELRLIPTENKVYFGQLLGMCDQISFPLGQAGFPVYKYVPYGPVNEVMPYLSRRAQENRGFMKGAQKERELLWKELKRRLASGELLYKPVY; encoded by the exons ATGTTTTACGTCAAAACCGTGCCAGCCCTCAAACGGGCGAGCGCGGACATTCACTTTAAACGGTTAGTCTTAAACCGAGCAGTCCGTTGCACCGTGACCTCCAGTTCGCCAGCCCAGACGGAGCATGACGGTGTCAGAAGCCGCGGCGGGTCAGAGTGTCCCGGACTGTCTGGGAGAggagggagaaggagagaagGCGCCGCCGCTGCTAATGAGATCTCCGTAGACTTTGAGCAGACCCGGGAGGCTTACAAGAGCAAAGACTCATTAGAGCTGCTCAGAAGTTTGGTGGTTTTCAAACTTTGTTCATATGACTTCCTGGTTGATAAGAACAAAGAG ATAATGGATCTAGCTAAGAAGATTCTAGGCCAGAAAAGCTTTGACCAGTTTATGAAGATGACATTTTATGGTCAGTTTGTGGCTGGTGAGGACCACAATGATATCAAGCCACTGATTCAGAAGAACCATTCCTTCGGCGTCGGCTCTGTCCTGGACTATAGTGTTGAGGAAGACATCAGTCAGGAGGAAGCGGAGCGGAAAGAGATGGA CTCAtgtgtgtctgctgcagagaaaGAGAACATAG GCAAGgaccacagagagagaaaatatcaAGTGCACAAACAATTCAGCGACCGCCGTGGGGGAGTGACCGGAGCCCGCACGTATTTCTATGCTGACGAGGCCAAATGTGACCAACATATGGAAACCTTTATCAAATGCATCAAAGCGTCTG GTGGGAGTTCAATGGATGGTTTTTCTGCCATCAAAATGACTGCACTAGGACGACCTCAGTTTCTG CTCCAGTTCTCAGAGGTGCTGGTGAAATGGCGGCGGTTTTTCACCTTCCTAGCATCGCAGCAGGGTAAAGATGGCTTGGAGGCCTTAGAGCAGAGGCTGGAGCTTACACAACTGCAG GAATTCATGACAAAACTGGGTGCAAATGGTGACTTCTACGGCTGGTTTACAGGAAGGAAAGAGGACTCGACAGG ATGCATTGACATGCTTGACTGGAACAGCCTAATAGATGACAGAACAAAGATATCGGATCTGCTTGTTGTTCCAAATGTAGAG CTAGGTAAGCTGGAGCCTCTGCTAGGGAAGTTCACTGTAGAGGAGGAGCAACAAATGAAGTGGATGTTACAGCGTGTAGATGTCTTGGCGAAG CATGCCCTAGAGAGTGGTGTTCGTTTGATGGTGGATGCAGAGCAAACCTATTTCCAGCCAGCCATTAGCAGACTAACACTGGAGATGCAGAGGACCTACAACAGAGAAAAGCCTGTCATTTTCAACACCTATCAATGCTACCTAAAG GAGGCCTATGACAATGTAACTATGGATGTAGAATTGTCTCGACGTGAGGGTTGGCACTTTGCTGCCAAGCTGGTGCGTGGGGCCTACATGTATCAGGAGCGAGAAAGGGCCAAAGAGATTGGATATGAAGACCCTATTAACCCTGACTATGAGTCAACCAATAGGATGTACCACAG GTGTTTGGACTATGTGTTGGATGAGATTGCACTCAACAGAAAAGCAAATGTAATGGTGGCTTCCCACAATGAAGACACAGTGAAACACACCTTAACAAG AATGAATGAGCTGCGTCTCATTCCCACAGAAAACAAGGTATACTTTGGTCAGCTACTGGGCATGTGTGATCAAATCAGCTTCCCACTGG GCCAGGCAGGCTTCCCTGTCTATAAGTATGTTCCCTATGGACCAGTGAATGAGGTGATGCCCTACCTGTCTCGGAGAGCACAGGAGAACCGAGGCTTCATGAAGGGGGCCCAGAAGGAGAGGGAACTGCTTTGGAAAGAGCTGAAACGGAGACTTGCCTCTGGAGAGCTTCTATACAAACCAGTGTactga